In Leptospira stimsonii, a single window of DNA contains:
- a CDS encoding PIN/TRAM domain-containing protein yields MIHLYKVLTSLFLAGITFAVTHKQSADIYLSGPIAGVVLVISLILLYGESNLFPKLKADVLFCAGLGALLGLAIAWFVGAVIHFEELNSALYFLFALFGILSGISFAKEPGLGIFGGGGGAGAGFGVGIEKEEVRDKILDTSVVIDGRILDIADTHFLDGPLILPNFVLREIQLISDSSDPIKRARGRRGLEMLNKLQRKGSIEVKITYKDYSDTREVDAKLIKLARDTGGKIVTNDFNLNKVAELQGVKVLNLNTLANALKPVVLPGEELGIQVIKEGKDENQGIGYLEDGTMVVIENGGHLVGKEVKVTVTSIIQTAAGKMIFTKANPNGAGDKGNRQPHSS; encoded by the coding sequence ATGATTCATCTCTATAAAGTACTCACTTCTCTATTCCTCGCCGGAATTACATTTGCAGTTACTCACAAGCAATCCGCTGACATTTACTTATCCGGTCCAATCGCCGGAGTCGTTCTGGTAATTTCTTTAATTCTTCTCTATGGAGAATCCAACCTTTTTCCTAAACTCAAGGCTGACGTACTTTTTTGCGCAGGATTGGGGGCTTTGCTCGGACTTGCCATCGCATGGTTTGTGGGCGCGGTCATTCATTTTGAAGAATTGAATTCCGCACTTTACTTCCTTTTTGCACTCTTCGGAATTCTTTCCGGAATTTCTTTTGCGAAGGAACCAGGTCTTGGAATTTTCGGCGGCGGCGGTGGAGCCGGCGCCGGATTCGGAGTAGGAATTGAAAAAGAAGAAGTTCGAGACAAAATTCTGGATACGTCCGTCGTAATCGACGGAAGAATTTTAGACATTGCGGATACGCATTTCTTAGACGGTCCTCTGATTCTTCCTAACTTCGTGTTGAGAGAAATTCAGTTGATCAGCGATTCTTCCGATCCGATCAAAAGAGCCAGAGGAAGAAGAGGTCTCGAGATGTTGAACAAACTTCAACGCAAAGGATCCATCGAAGTAAAAATTACCTATAAAGACTATTCTGATACTCGAGAAGTGGATGCAAAGTTAATCAAATTGGCGCGCGATACCGGCGGGAAGATCGTAACAAATGACTTTAACTTAAACAAAGTCGCCGAACTGCAAGGCGTAAAAGTTCTCAACCTCAACACGCTTGCGAATGCACTGAAACCCGTCGTTTTACCGGGAGAAGAACTTGGAATCCAAGTGATCAAAGAAGGAAAAGACGAAAATCAAGGAATCGGTTATTTAGAAGACGGAACCATGGTCGTCATTGAAAACGGTGGTCATCTGGTAGGGAAAGAGGTCAAAGTGACAGTGACTTCTATCATCCAAACCGCCGCTGGAAAGATGATTTTCACGAAAGCCAACCCGAACGGGGCTGGAGACAAGGGAAATCGTCAGCCGCATTCCTCTTGA
- a CDS encoding GNAT family N-acetyltransferase — protein MTKEEKKALLYVPVDKSNWTDLETLFESRGGPHNCWCIVWRNMEEGKDRSNKTDKKDSLKKYVEKKSPIGLLCKNNSEPIAWCSIAPRNSYRELQGDSTLDNVWSLVCFFIKREYRQKGITEELIKEAIKYAKANGAKYVEAYPVDPDSPSYRFMGFKPLFDKMGFDFKYKVGQRRNVMKVSV, from the coding sequence ATGACTAAAGAAGAAAAGAAAGCATTACTTTATGTACCTGTTGACAAATCCAACTGGACTGATTTGGAAACGTTATTTGAATCGAGAGGCGGCCCCCATAATTGCTGGTGTATAGTATGGCGTAATATGGAAGAAGGAAAAGACCGTTCAAACAAAACCGACAAAAAAGATTCTTTAAAGAAATATGTTGAGAAGAAATCTCCGATAGGACTTCTATGTAAAAATAATTCTGAACCTATTGCTTGGTGTTCCATTGCGCCAAGAAATAGCTATAGAGAATTGCAAGGAGACAGCACACTGGATAATGTTTGGTCTTTGGTTTGTTTTTTTATCAAGAGGGAATATCGACAAAAGGGAATAACTGAAGAACTTATTAAAGAGGCAATAAAATATGCCAAAGCCAATGGAGCAAAATATGTAGAAGCATATCCAGTGGACCCTGATTCGCCGAGTTATAGGTTTATGGGGTTCAAACCGCTATTCGACAAGATGGGTTTCGATTTTAAATACAAAGTCGGACAACGCAGAAATGTAATGAAGGTAAGTGTGTAA
- a CDS encoding CHAT domain-containing protein, giving the protein MLNLIIDRVGTVNVFNILDTSGSGSESHLQSTIDEDLILEYIKEIENLVRVSNAVNSKGMSQKTLETEILHELKILGETFYDQFFPAPIQEKLRLTTEKYLHLNIDPKLGVIPWELLHDGTCFLSDKFFIGKTVRGESSQGSYKEKEKLRMLIIADPTEDLEWAQKEGEQLFKVLSEKVSPSRLEIEFIGGKQVTKLKLLSLIKGKNIIHYSGHLFFSDDPLENGWQISEGKILKAREIKNSGFNTDLVFSNSCQSNSNASRTLNSDLMNNFAGAFLMSGIKSFIGTNWEIIDNQNTIDFTIQFYSYLFSDRSIGESLFLAKEYARRIFDTNDLTWTNYSLHGIPNQQVMTDPTKGKPIQKIINPSLIAKFYPTNIAASYSSFTQKQKEETESSFELIQSLISSFEEFSKIVGGIIFSDHQHHSLGKYIPNNPDDAVEIKKWWDLIYQCLSDFKKLEISPLISNIQEVLQINKDTIQKMIQWIELYRRGQILKDSADGYLISFQYYYENLLMELEELEKTSIFLVSTNSNNHLFFRGIKPETSLVVAPVVKQDYIGEQIEKFRGKVIVFNENRMTIIPMLCSVIENPETKELELSFPGFKTEKNPIQNH; this is encoded by the coding sequence ATGTTAAACTTGATCATAGACAGAGTCGGAACCGTAAATGTATTTAACATTTTAGATACGTCCGGAAGCGGATCCGAATCTCACCTTCAGTCTACGATTGACGAAGATCTCATCTTAGAATATATTAAGGAAATTGAAAATTTAGTAAGAGTTTCCAACGCAGTGAACTCGAAAGGAATGAGCCAAAAAACTCTCGAGACCGAAATACTTCACGAGCTTAAGATTCTTGGAGAAACCTTTTACGATCAATTTTTTCCAGCGCCGATCCAGGAAAAACTCCGCCTCACTACCGAAAAATATCTCCACTTGAATATTGATCCCAAACTCGGAGTGATTCCCTGGGAACTATTACACGACGGCACTTGCTTTTTGTCCGATAAATTCTTCATTGGAAAAACTGTCAGGGGAGAATCCAGCCAAGGCTCTTATAAAGAAAAAGAAAAGCTAAGAATGCTTATCATCGCAGATCCTACGGAAGATTTGGAATGGGCGCAAAAAGAAGGGGAACAACTCTTTAAAGTGTTGAGCGAGAAAGTCTCACCTTCCCGACTTGAAATCGAATTTATCGGAGGAAAGCAAGTTACAAAGCTAAAACTGCTTTCTTTGATCAAGGGAAAGAATATCATCCACTATTCCGGCCATCTCTTTTTCTCCGACGATCCTTTGGAAAACGGATGGCAAATCTCCGAAGGTAAAATTCTAAAAGCAAGAGAAATCAAAAACTCCGGATTTAACACGGATTTGGTGTTCAGCAATTCTTGTCAGTCGAATTCGAACGCATCGAGAACTCTGAATTCCGATTTGATGAACAACTTTGCCGGCGCCTTTCTCATGTCAGGAATTAAAAGTTTTATCGGAACCAACTGGGAAATCATCGACAATCAGAATACGATCGATTTTACGATTCAATTCTATTCTTATTTATTCAGCGATAGAAGTATCGGAGAATCTCTGTTCTTAGCAAAAGAATACGCGCGAAGAATTTTTGATACGAACGACTTGACGTGGACCAACTATTCACTCCATGGAATTCCGAATCAGCAGGTTATGACCGACCCTACGAAGGGAAAACCGATTCAGAAAATCATCAACCCTTCGCTGATTGCGAAATTCTATCCTACCAACATCGCGGCTTCGTATTCCAGTTTTACTCAAAAGCAAAAAGAAGAAACCGAATCCTCTTTCGAACTGATACAATCCCTGATTTCTTCCTTTGAAGAATTTTCCAAAATCGTGGGAGGAATTATTTTCAGCGATCACCAGCATCATTCCTTGGGAAAATACATTCCGAACAATCCGGACGATGCCGTTGAAATCAAAAAATGGTGGGATCTTATTTATCAATGTTTGAGTGATTTTAAAAAATTGGAGATTAGTCCTTTGATAAGCAATATCCAGGAAGTTCTTCAGATCAACAAAGACACGATTCAGAAAATGATTCAATGGATTGAACTTTACAGACGCGGTCAAATTTTGAAAGACTCGGCCGACGGATACTTGATATCTTTTCAGTACTATTATGAGAATTTGCTAATGGAGTTAGAAGAATTGGAGAAGACCAGTATCTTTCTAGTCTCGACGAATTCGAATAACCATCTCTTTTTCCGAGGAATCAAACCGGAAACATCTCTCGTTGTAGCTCCCGTCGTAAAACAGGATTATATCGGAGAACAGATAGAAAAGTTTCGTGGAAAAGTAATCGTCTTCAACGAAAATAGAATGACGATCATTCCGATGCTCTGTAGCGTCATTGAAAATCCGGAAACGAAAGAATTAGAATTAAGCTTTCCCGGATTCAAAACTGAAAAAAATCCGATTCAGAATCACTAA
- a CDS encoding M23 family metallopeptidase — protein MKRILFIVIWTAFHLSMEAENNKVINYLVPVKTDQLENKITSTFGESRGDHFHNGMDISSLNESVLAMADGKVLYSRYAEDHPFEDELGTGNSVWLDHGAGNFTAYYHLKDGRISKLLKPDLIKAGEKIGVTGNSGHSSGAHLHFVVLKKYGLEILDPLKFLSPIPDGSVPEISSLLVHVNGKFTNINDGDNINLSKEFPFTVSIVDAGEKKSQRRGITKVQYFLNGEALRSADFGSLQYSGSEWKNPDGFAFTNLYHKDQYLVGNLNLKSGENTIKVVAWDFKGNVNERSFTFYVSRL, from the coding sequence ATGAAAAGAATTCTCTTTATCGTAATCTGGACCGCGTTCCATCTGAGCATGGAAGCGGAAAATAATAAAGTAATAAATTATCTTGTCCCAGTCAAAACCGATCAACTGGAAAACAAAATTACGTCCACGTTTGGAGAATCTCGGGGAGACCATTTTCACAATGGAATGGACATTTCTTCTTTAAACGAGTCCGTTCTTGCGATGGCCGATGGGAAAGTCCTCTATAGCCGTTATGCGGAAGATCATCCGTTTGAAGACGAACTCGGAACGGGGAATTCGGTGTGGCTGGATCACGGGGCGGGTAATTTTACCGCCTATTACCATCTTAAGGATGGAAGAATCTCTAAATTACTAAAACCTGATTTGATCAAAGCGGGCGAAAAAATCGGTGTAACAGGGAATTCCGGTCACTCAAGCGGAGCTCATCTCCATTTTGTTGTACTTAAGAAATATGGATTGGAGATTTTGGATCCACTCAAATTCCTTTCCCCGATTCCGGACGGTTCCGTTCCGGAAATTTCGAGTCTCCTTGTCCACGTAAACGGAAAATTTACGAATATCAACGACGGGGACAATATTAACCTTTCGAAAGAATTTCCCTTTACGGTTTCGATCGTCGACGCCGGAGAAAAAAAATCGCAGAGAAGGGGGATTACGAAAGTTCAATACTTTTTAAACGGAGAGGCGCTTCGCTCTGCAGATTTCGGTTCGCTCCAGTATTCCGGATCGGAATGGAAGAATCCGGACGGCTTTGCTTTTACGAATCTCTATCACAAAGATCAGTATTTAGTCGGGAACCTCAATTTGAAGTCTGGTGAGAATACGATCAAAGTAGTCGCTTGGGATTTTAAAGGAAACGTGAACGAAAGAAGTTTTACTTTTTACGTGAGCAGACTTTAG
- the pckA gene encoding phosphoenolpyruvate carboxykinase (ATP) — protein sequence MQAQTQVKGLKELGLEPSEIFHNLSYDEIYEHEKKNGETVVSSNGTMMVDTGIFTGRSPKDKYFVDEPSSNGNIWWSHINFKVSESIFDELYKKCVNYLSHKKLYVFDGFAGANPETRMSLRVVSEKAWQHHFCTNMFLRPSKEELAGLDPEFTIINACGVKNEDFKKHGMNSEVFVIFHLAKKLCIIGGTEYGGEMKKGIFSVMNYKLPLQGILSMHCSANVGKDGDTALFFGLSGTGKTTLSTDPNRKLIGDDEHGWDNNGIFNIEGGCYAKVINLDPKTEPDIYEAIRKDALLENVVYDPQTKVVDYSSAAKTENTRVSYPIFHINNIQVPSKGDHPKTIIFLTYDAFGVLPPVSKLSIEQAMYHFLSGYTAKVAGTERGIKEPTATFSACFGAAFMTLHPTSYAKLLGEKMKKHNVRAYLMNTGLVGGSYGVGKRMNLPSTRKIIDEILNGNIEKSEFVTHPVFQVQYPKTINGVDTAILDPREAWTDKAAYDETAKKLGEMFIKNFKQYAEGSKDYDFTAFGPKI from the coding sequence ATGCAGGCCCAGACTCAGGTAAAAGGCTTGAAGGAACTCGGACTCGAACCTTCTGAAATTTTCCATAACCTTTCCTATGACGAAATTTATGAGCATGAGAAAAAGAACGGAGAAACCGTAGTATCCAGCAATGGAACCATGATGGTAGATACCGGAATTTTCACCGGAAGATCCCCAAAAGATAAGTATTTCGTAGATGAACCTTCTTCTAACGGAAATATTTGGTGGAGCCATATAAACTTTAAAGTTTCCGAATCCATTTTCGACGAACTTTATAAAAAATGCGTCAATTATCTGAGCCATAAGAAACTCTACGTTTTCGACGGTTTTGCAGGAGCAAACCCCGAGACAAGAATGAGCTTGCGCGTCGTTTCTGAAAAAGCTTGGCAACATCACTTTTGCACGAACATGTTTCTTCGCCCTTCAAAAGAAGAATTGGCCGGCTTAGATCCTGAATTTACGATCATCAATGCCTGCGGTGTGAAAAATGAAGATTTTAAAAAACACGGAATGAATTCCGAAGTTTTTGTGATCTTCCACCTTGCAAAAAAACTCTGTATCATCGGCGGGACCGAATACGGTGGAGAGATGAAGAAAGGTATTTTCTCCGTAATGAATTATAAACTTCCGTTACAGGGAATTCTTAGCATGCACTGTTCTGCGAACGTGGGTAAGGATGGAGACACGGCTCTCTTCTTCGGACTTTCCGGAACAGGAAAGACGACTCTTTCCACGGATCCGAATCGCAAGTTGATCGGAGACGACGAACACGGTTGGGATAACAACGGAATCTTCAACATTGAAGGCGGTTGCTATGCGAAGGTGATCAACTTAGATCCAAAGACCGAACCAGACATCTACGAAGCGATTCGGAAAGATGCTCTTTTAGAGAACGTGGTTTATGATCCTCAGACAAAAGTTGTGGATTATTCTTCTGCGGCTAAAACTGAGAATACTCGTGTTTCCTATCCGATTTTCCACATCAATAATATCCAAGTTCCTTCCAAAGGAGATCATCCTAAGACGATCATTTTCTTAACGTATGATGCGTTCGGAGTTCTTCCACCTGTTTCCAAACTGAGCATCGAACAAGCGATGTATCACTTCCTTTCCGGTTATACTGCAAAGGTTGCAGGAACTGAAAGAGGAATCAAAGAACCTACCGCGACATTCTCCGCATGTTTTGGGGCGGCGTTTATGACTCTTCACCCAACTTCTTATGCTAAGCTTTTAGGCGAGAAGATGAAGAAGCACAACGTGAGAGCTTATCTCATGAACACAGGTTTAGTGGGCGGTTCTTACGGCGTCGGAAAACGTATGAATCTTCCTTCAACTCGTAAGATCATCGATGAAATTCTTAACGGAAACATCGAGAAATCCGAGTTTGTAACGCACCCTGTTTTCCAAGTTCAGTATCCAAAAACGATCAATGGCGTGGATACCGCAATCTTGGATCCAAGAGAAGCTTGGACGGACAAAGCCGCTTATGATGAAACTGCCAAGAAATTGGGAGAAATGTTCATAAAGAACTTTAAACAGTATGCGGAAGGTTCTAAAGATTACGATTTTACCGCTTTCGGACCAAAAATCTAA
- a CDS encoding CarD family transcriptional regulator yields the protein MAAKKKNSEIEHKVGDYVVYPIHGVGEILEISKKNILGKKKDCYVLEIQGSKMKVMIPVDKAEQVRIRPIIDKKEIKKVIALLKKDEVDTEEDWKIRYQNNLNKIKSGSIYEVGEVCRNLFRRANGKELSIMERKLYESAYNLVKMEVALSKGVTQEEAGNLVSDVLASTLSPGEKKSDEEE from the coding sequence TTGGCTGCCAAAAAGAAAAATTCCGAAATCGAACACAAGGTAGGCGACTACGTAGTCTATCCCATCCATGGAGTTGGAGAGATATTGGAAATCTCCAAGAAGAACATCCTTGGAAAAAAGAAGGATTGCTACGTTCTCGAAATCCAGGGTAGTAAGATGAAGGTTATGATACCTGTTGACAAAGCAGAACAGGTTCGAATCCGCCCTATCATCGATAAAAAAGAGATCAAGAAAGTCATCGCGCTCCTGAAAAAGGATGAAGTCGATACAGAAGAAGACTGGAAGATCCGCTACCAAAATAACCTCAACAAGATCAAATCCGGATCGATTTATGAGGTCGGAGAAGTCTGCAGAAACCTATTTCGTAGAGCAAATGGAAAAGAACTCTCCATTATGGAGAGAAAGCTGTACGAAAGCGCCTATAATCTTGTGAAAATGGAAGTTGCTTTAAGCAAAGGTGTTACCCAGGAAGAAGCCGGAAATTTAGTTTCCGACGTGCTCGCTAGCACTCTTTCTCCCGGTGAAAAAAAGTCAGACGAAGAAGAATAA
- a CDS encoding phasin-related domain-containing protein, translated as MEKEIKEALNFAIGAAKSLREQADSILLKVEKEFKELASKGAQDQSEVANNLRKYIEEALHSVEGVAGQVNSKVEEVKFKVGQGVSSAKATLNGASKSKADSTTPKN; from the coding sequence ATGGAAAAAGAAATAAAGGAAGCGCTTAACTTTGCGATTGGAGCGGCAAAATCACTCCGCGAGCAAGCTGACAGCATTCTCCTAAAAGTTGAAAAAGAATTCAAAGAACTTGCATCGAAAGGAGCTCAAGATCAGTCCGAGGTTGCGAATAATCTCAGAAAATATATCGAAGAAGCTCTCCACTCGGTTGAGGGCGTTGCGGGTCAAGTCAACTCTAAGGTAGAGGAAGTCAAATTTAAAGTAGGTCAAGGCGTTTCTTCTGCAAAAGCAACTTTGAACGGCGCTTCAAAGTCTAAAGCAGACTCTACTACCCCTAAAAACTAA
- a CDS encoding RNA polymerase sigma factor has translation MNLSKDKTIDLVTRCGEGDEEALKQFFEIYSEDIYNFPMKIFHLSEDDAGDFFIYAFERLKTGSRFGSFRGKSSFRTWFYSVLRNMLIDWQRTKRELKVTNLGKISKEGKEYATIEDEPDTRPELHEEAVELSDRFNLALEEIGVDKRVIFKLSYIYYLNLNDDEVQYLIDKTGLTAQSLKDKILNLRSELSNREEENIRMEDKITSLYLNILDLKEKQQNTAKIAPILPMEVDKTSHALKKKYEQRKKLLDKKKKGHFLARTPYREVADLIGISEGNVSVTLLRLIEKIQKKLDFSDLDF, from the coding sequence ATGAATTTGTCAAAAGATAAAACCATAGACCTTGTCACCCGTTGTGGAGAAGGAGATGAGGAAGCACTCAAGCAGTTTTTCGAAATCTATTCGGAAGATATTTACAATTTTCCGATGAAGATCTTCCATTTGAGTGAAGATGATGCCGGAGATTTTTTCATCTATGCATTCGAAAGGCTGAAAACGGGGTCCCGATTCGGAAGTTTCCGGGGAAAATCCAGTTTTAGAACCTGGTTTTATTCCGTTTTACGGAATATGCTCATCGATTGGCAAAGGACCAAACGAGAACTAAAAGTTACCAATCTCGGTAAGATCAGCAAAGAAGGGAAAGAATACGCTACGATCGAGGATGAACCCGATACTCGTCCCGAACTGCACGAAGAAGCCGTTGAACTCTCCGATCGATTCAACCTGGCTTTGGAAGAAATCGGTGTAGATAAGAGGGTAATTTTCAAACTTTCGTATATATATTATCTCAATCTCAATGATGACGAAGTTCAATATCTCATTGATAAAACCGGCCTAACCGCCCAATCGCTCAAAGACAAAATTCTCAATCTCCGATCGGAACTTTCCAATCGCGAGGAGGAGAATATTCGAATGGAGGACAAGATTACGTCCCTTTATTTGAATATTCTCGATCTCAAAGAAAAACAGCAGAATACCGCAAAGATCGCCCCGATTCTACCGATGGAAGTCGATAAAACGTCGCACGCTTTGAAAAAGAAATACGAACAGCGTAAAAAACTTCTGGATAAGAAGAAAAAGGGACATTTTCTTGCGAGAACTCCGTACAGAGAAGTTGCCGATCTGATTGGGATTTCGGAAGGGAACGTAAGTGTCACACTTCTACGTTTAATTGAAAAAATTCAGAAAAAGCTAGATTTTAGTGATTTGGATTTTTAA